Proteins from a genomic interval of Pseudodesulfovibrio nedwellii:
- the flgM gene encoding flagellar biosynthesis anti-sigma factor FlgM has translation MVIKNIVGDQNPYANKKIERPQAKDPQHTQETSKGSGEVADRVVLSSEGRLRGAALQTANEAPDVRRKKVDELKKQVQDGSYKPDLKKAAANLIRDDLDLLV, from the coding sequence ATGGTTATCAAGAATATTGTAGGGGATCAGAACCCTTACGCAAACAAGAAGATCGAACGGCCACAGGCCAAGGATCCGCAGCACACGCAGGAAACCTCCAAGGGTTCCGGTGAAGTTGCCGACCGAGTAGTCCTGTCCTCCGAAGGTCGACTGCGGGGTGCAGCCCTTCAGACGGCAAACGAAGCACCTGATGTCCGCCGTAAAAAAGTGGATGAGCTCAAAAAGCAGGTTCAAGATGGTTCTTACAAGCCGGACCTGAAAAAGGCCGCCGCGAATCTCATTCGTGACGACCTCGATCTTCTCGTTTAA
- a CDS encoding flagellar basal body L-ring protein FlgH: MRQYLLIIVAGIMLMAGCASRYEEQPMPVLTPPVYEEQDPALNPGSLYDTNRSEFLYDDNRATRVGDIVLVRVSETANTKLKSETTADKENTINTGVTAMPTTGLIGGIPLAGTLGAKAGTSIQASQSSEFKGNGETKQESEFEAMVATRIVRRLPGNLLQVEGARRIRVNAETQFLVVRGLIRQRDIQADNSISSTSLAEAQIEIYGQGVLADKQRPGWLSRILDNIYPF; encoded by the coding sequence ATGAGGCAATATTTACTAATTATAGTGGCAGGCATCATGCTGATGGCTGGTTGTGCTTCCCGATACGAGGAGCAACCCATGCCCGTCCTGACCCCTCCGGTTTATGAAGAGCAGGATCCGGCTCTTAATCCCGGTTCACTCTATGATACAAATCGGTCCGAATTTCTCTATGACGACAACCGTGCTACCCGCGTTGGTGATATCGTTTTGGTGAGGGTTTCCGAAACCGCCAACACCAAGTTGAAGTCCGAAACCACGGCAGACAAGGAAAACACCATTAATACCGGTGTGACCGCCATGCCGACCACTGGATTGATTGGTGGTATCCCGTTGGCAGGAACTCTTGGGGCCAAAGCTGGTACGAGTATCCAGGCATCCCAGTCTTCCGAGTTCAAGGGGAATGGTGAGACCAAGCAGGAATCGGAATTTGAAGCCATGGTCGCTACCCGCATCGTGCGCAGGTTGCCAGGTAATCTTTTGCAGGTCGAAGGTGCGCGACGTATCCGAGTTAATGCCGAGACGCAGTTTCTCGTCGTTCGGGGCCTTATTCGCCAGCGGGACATTCAGGCAGACAATTCCATTTCGTCTACCAGTTTGGCTGAGGCTCAGATTGAAATTTATGGTCAGGGTGTCTTGGCCGACAAGCAGCGTCCCGGCTGGCTGTCACGTATTTTGGATAACATCTACCCCTTCTAG
- the flgN gene encoding flagellar export chaperone FlgN has product MKLRLIEENLVRQNKATMLLLILLEEEFSRLGQLKPQSVSQIELSIQELMRQIVAERYSLRKLIGGVDPEAQKVAELYPRMEEAMATKCQELIKRLDGIEQKCAIQAAKNNEMAMALFDQSKGLLDFMHNQIKPKNTSAYARSGRFAQAPSSARLLSGRM; this is encoded by the coding sequence ATGAAGCTCCGTCTGATAGAGGAAAATTTGGTCCGGCAGAACAAGGCAACGATGCTTTTGCTTATTTTGCTTGAGGAAGAATTTTCCCGTCTTGGTCAACTCAAGCCCCAATCGGTTTCTCAAATCGAGTTGTCCATTCAGGAACTCATGCGGCAAATCGTGGCCGAGCGGTATTCCCTGCGTAAATTGATTGGCGGGGTTGACCCCGAGGCTCAGAAAGTCGCTGAGCTTTATCCTCGTATGGAAGAGGCCATGGCAACGAAGTGTCAGGAATTGATCAAGCGTCTGGATGGGATAGAGCAGAAATGCGCTATTCAGGCTGCCAAGAATAATGAAATGGCCATGGCTTTGTTTGATCAGAGTAAGGGCTTGCTTGATTTTATGCATAATCAGATCAAGCCCAAGAATACTTCTGCGTATGCCCGTTCCGGGCGTTTTGCACAGGCTCCAAGCAGTGCTCGGCTTTTGTCTGGGAGGATGTAA
- the csrA gene encoding carbon storage regulator CsrA, whose amino-acid sequence MLILTRRPGESLYLGDNIKLKILSVQGKQIKIGLDVPEDMTVYREEVYLKIKEQNKQALEISQHDLLAAAALWQKKEHKK is encoded by the coding sequence ATGTTGATACTGACCCGGAGACCGGGAGAAAGCCTTTATTTGGGCGATAATATCAAGCTTAAGATCCTGAGTGTTCAGGGAAAGCAGATAAAAATCGGCCTGGATGTACCCGAAGACATGACTGTCTATCGGGAAGAGGTGTATCTTAAGATCAAGGAACAGAACAAGCAGGCGCTGGAGATTAGTCAGCATGACCTGCTCGCGGCGGCTGCGCTATGGCAAAAGAAAGAACACAAAAAATAA
- the fliW gene encoding flagellar assembly protein FliW, giving the protein MTRLGEREVSSEGIIYFPRGLVGLEDKREFALLSVKSDDSPFLLLQCITDSGLGLLVADPYSFLDDYDVKIENIDRKALKVENIRQLAILVTVTIPQDKPEDTTLNLQGPIVINTEARIGLQVPQTEAGYPTHFNPIKG; this is encoded by the coding sequence ATGACGCGACTGGGCGAGCGAGAAGTGAGCTCCGAAGGTATCATTTATTTCCCCCGGGGACTCGTGGGGCTTGAAGACAAACGCGAGTTTGCACTTCTGAGCGTTAAGAGCGATGACTCGCCTTTTCTGCTGTTGCAGTGCATAACCGATTCGGGACTCGGTCTCCTTGTGGCAGACCCTTATTCATTTCTTGATGATTATGATGTGAAGATCGAAAATATCGACCGAAAGGCTCTCAAGGTCGAGAATATTCGTCAGTTGGCGATATTGGTGACGGTGACCATTCCACAAGACAAACCCGAAGACACTACTCTGAACCTTCAGGGGCCGATTGTTATCAACACCGAGGCAAGAATAGGTCTTCAGGTTCCACAGACCGAAGCCGGGTATCCCACGCACTTCAATCCGATTAAGGGCTAA
- a CDS encoding rod-binding protein, which translates to MISSNIDPRLAAQQADTKDLIRFKQEMDGLKKRLSEGVDTKEQQLKKACQNFEAVFIGKLWQQMKQSVPKEGYLHSKQEDSYMGMFDKEFSEKMAQAGGIGLADVIFSQLSEKLKETSKTTLAGGVDIKPLVPQPISLGKHGGGIALQQEPKGMTLEDWGGTEDVSSAGGNRIDPQMTSEQIAAGLLGKFSRPVLSDMEVQAKLDDLARRLEADRIRDGLPSAGSGVRRPGSVGDGYEIQSRDEQDGNIGRKLAEIG; encoded by the coding sequence ATGATCAGCAGTAATATTGATCCTCGTCTGGCTGCCCAACAGGCCGATACCAAAGATCTCATTCGTTTCAAGCAGGAGATGGATGGTCTGAAAAAGCGGCTTTCCGAAGGTGTGGACACCAAGGAACAGCAACTCAAGAAAGCGTGTCAAAATTTTGAGGCCGTGTTTATTGGCAAGCTTTGGCAGCAGATGAAGCAGTCTGTCCCCAAGGAAGGCTACCTGCATTCCAAGCAGGAAGACAGCTACATGGGCATGTTTGATAAAGAATTCTCCGAAAAGATGGCCCAAGCGGGTGGAATAGGTTTGGCAGATGTCATTTTTTCTCAGCTCAGTGAGAAGCTCAAGGAGACCAGTAAGACGACATTGGCCGGTGGTGTGGATATCAAGCCATTGGTGCCGCAACCTATCTCCTTGGGCAAGCACGGCGGTGGAATTGCATTGCAGCAAGAGCCGAAGGGCATGACACTGGAAGATTGGGGTGGAACTGAGGACGTCAGTTCTGCTGGCGGGAATCGTATCGATCCGCAGATGACCAGTGAGCAAATTGCAGCCGGGTTGTTGGGGAAGTTCTCCCGTCCGGTTTTGAGTGATATGGAAGTGCAGGCCAAACTTGATGATTTGGCCCGTCGTCTTGAAGCGGACAGAATCCGTGACGGGCTGCCCAGTGCCGGTAGTGGTGTCAGAAGACCCGGTAGCGTTGGGGATGGTTATGAAATTCAGAGTCGCGATGAGCAGGATGGTAATATTGGCCGGAAACTTGCAGAAATTGGGTGA
- the flgA gene encoding flagellar basal body P-ring formation chaperone FlgA: protein MRMSSRQNKNTRWSGIIRQLFVTLVAGVVLGLPVLTVAANGSAWQAMVRDAVCVEGPNVLLGEIADPVNDMAQSQWKTLSTIKLWKASTKPGRPVTVSRGKLKKVLHHYMGDLVNNLVLPSQMTVQTGGQVISGEQLKARVVAFLTPRTKDLGGEVDFKNFQMPRQIFFPNQYDSLSISMRDDLKPGRNQIKLHGVTPDGKIILRKSCVVFANVWKAVPVAAQPLNRFERLTRDKVSFQRVNLAYKRDVWDGTGGPWRMARTLGRGQPFTLAHLELIPLIEKGEHVHLMYRGKKVQLTVKAEALGEAGMGQQVAVRNLQSKKTVLATVISDDTVLVR from the coding sequence ATGCGTATGTCGAGCAGACAGAATAAAAACACACGGTGGTCAGGGATCATTCGGCAGCTGTTTGTCACTTTGGTGGCAGGAGTTGTTTTGGGATTGCCTGTTTTGACCGTGGCCGCCAATGGTTCGGCATGGCAGGCCATGGTGCGTGATGCGGTCTGTGTTGAGGGACCGAATGTTTTGCTCGGTGAAATTGCTGATCCAGTCAACGATATGGCGCAGAGTCAATGGAAGACCCTTTCAACAATCAAGTTGTGGAAGGCTTCCACCAAACCAGGGCGTCCGGTGACGGTATCCCGGGGCAAGCTGAAAAAAGTACTTCATCATTATATGGGCGATTTGGTGAATAATCTGGTTTTGCCGAGCCAGATGACGGTGCAGACCGGGGGACAGGTTATTAGCGGTGAACAACTCAAGGCACGTGTTGTCGCTTTTTTGACGCCTAGGACTAAGGATTTGGGCGGCGAAGTTGATTTTAAGAATTTTCAAATGCCTCGGCAGATATTTTTCCCCAACCAGTATGATTCTTTGTCCATCAGTATGCGTGATGACCTTAAGCCCGGACGGAATCAGATCAAGCTGCACGGCGTGACTCCTGACGGGAAAATCATTTTGCGGAAGAGTTGTGTGGTTTTCGCCAATGTCTGGAAGGCCGTACCTGTGGCGGCTCAGCCGTTGAATCGATTCGAGCGGTTGACCCGTGATAAAGTGTCGTTTCAACGGGTGAATCTGGCATACAAGCGCGATGTATGGGACGGCACAGGTGGTCCATGGCGCATGGCTCGTACCCTTGGTCGGGGACAGCCTTTTACTTTGGCTCATTTGGAGTTGATTCCGCTTATTGAAAAAGGGGAGCACGTTCATCTCATGTACAGAGGCAAGAAGGTGCAGTTGACCGTCAAAGCCGAGGCTCTTGGTGAGGCTGGAATGGGACAGCAGGTTGCGGTCAGGAATTTGCAAAGCAAAAAGACAGTGTTGGCGACCGTGATCAGCGATGACACTGTGCTCGTCAGATAG
- a CDS encoding flagellar basal body P-ring protein FlgI, whose product MSLNQQTTPINAGEVTRSLILVVLFGIMLVFGASVLVPTEARAARLKDIASFSGVRNNELVGYGLVVGLAGTGDGTSSSFTMRSMANMLEKMGVEADPNTLKPKNVAAVMVTAKMPVSSKPGSAIDVTVSSLGDAKSLLGGILLLTPLKGLDGRVYAVGQGALTIGGFSVGGEAADAQKNIPTVGRIPNGAIVERGVPFRFNNQHSMTLNLTVRDFGTTMQVVNKINASMGGGFASATDISTIELELPDQYRGNMVPLMASLENLDISPDGKARVVVDEKTGTVVLGQDVRLSKVAVAHGNLQIVVSETQEVSQPGPFSDGVTVVSPSTDIQVQEQNNQLMLMEGATLQELVDGLNSIGAAPRDLISIIRALKVAGSLHAEVEVI is encoded by the coding sequence ATGAGTTTGAATCAGCAAACGACTCCCATCAATGCCGGTGAAGTGACACGGTCACTGATTCTGGTTGTCCTATTTGGCATTATGCTTGTGTTCGGGGCATCGGTTTTAGTGCCGACCGAGGCTCGGGCTGCCCGTCTGAAGGATATCGCCAGTTTTAGCGGCGTGCGGAATAACGAATTGGTCGGGTACGGCCTGGTTGTCGGTCTGGCCGGAACCGGTGATGGAACCTCATCGTCTTTTACCATGCGTTCCATGGCTAACATGTTGGAAAAGATGGGCGTCGAGGCTGATCCTAACACCTTGAAGCCCAAGAATGTGGCCGCGGTTATGGTAACGGCCAAGATGCCGGTATCTTCAAAGCCTGGTTCCGCCATTGACGTTACAGTCTCTTCACTTGGTGATGCCAAGAGTCTGCTGGGTGGCATCCTCCTTTTGACGCCTCTCAAGGGACTTGATGGACGAGTCTATGCTGTAGGACAGGGAGCTTTGACCATTGGTGGTTTTTCTGTAGGTGGAGAGGCTGCGGATGCTCAGAAGAACATTCCGACTGTGGGACGCATCCCTAATGGTGCTATCGTTGAGCGGGGTGTTCCCTTCCGGTTCAATAATCAGCATTCCATGACTTTGAATCTGACTGTGCGTGATTTTGGCACGACCATGCAGGTGGTTAACAAAATCAATGCCAGCATGGGCGGCGGTTTTGCTTCAGCCACGGATATTTCCACCATCGAACTCGAACTGCCTGATCAGTATCGGGGTAATATGGTTCCCTTGATGGCTTCTCTTGAAAATCTTGATATTTCACCCGATGGCAAGGCTCGTGTGGTCGTGGATGAGAAAACCGGTACAGTCGTGCTCGGTCAGGATGTCCGTCTGAGCAAGGTGGCCGTGGCTCATGGTAATTTGCAGATCGTTGTTTCCGAAACACAGGAAGTGAGTCAGCCTGGACCGTTCTCGGATGGTGTAACAGTGGTTTCTCCTTCTACCGATATTCAGGTGCAGGAGCAGAATAATCAATTGATGCTCATGGAAGGCGCGACATTGCAGGAACTGGTGGATGGTCTGAATTCCATTGGTGCGGCACCGCGTGACCTCATATCCATTATTCGCGCCCTCAAGGTAGCGGGTTCATTGCATGCGGAAGTGGAGGTTATCTAG
- a CDS encoding DVU0524 family FlgM-associated protein codes for MNVSSANVRNMLRTYGKQLTSAKRLARFRQAMGDVEPLDDIAKQAKRRELVERIAHEVIENLIVNSEPSPVVQAVLAQLEREFGCRYIFEYPLEGGDVQILKETRSGPHDIEGSERNKVMRRLWEITLSKVDDTML; via the coding sequence GTGAATGTATCGTCTGCCAATGTTCGAAATATGTTGCGAACCTATGGGAAGCAACTTACGAGCGCGAAACGTCTTGCACGTTTCCGGCAGGCAATGGGTGATGTCGAACCTCTGGACGACATCGCCAAGCAGGCAAAGCGCCGCGAATTAGTAGAGCGCATTGCACACGAGGTCATTGAAAACTTGATCGTCAACTCCGAACCGTCCCCGGTGGTTCAAGCTGTTCTTGCCCAGCTTGAACGGGAATTCGGATGCCGGTACATCTTCGAGTATCCCCTTGAAGGCGGCGACGTTCAAATATTGAAAGAGACACGAAGTGGTCCGCATGATATCGAGGGTTCCGAAAGGAACAAAGTCATGCGCCGCTTGTGGGAAATAACATTGTCAAAGGTGGACGACACCATGCTTTGA
- the flgK gene encoding flagellar hook-associated protein FlgK, with protein MSFGANSILDMGRWALFASQTQLQVTGQNIANVNTEGYSRRSVVLEEGQYIDYSPGQLGTGVVAKEVVRHFDDMVEAMYLQQSSLTDKWGNLWEQLKSVENLLNESSGSGVSDSLSKYFNSWNEVSQRPDNYGARQTVLNDTATLISTLKQVDTDLTLMQERINNDVSAQVDEANKLMEEIASLNKEIQVHNIEGQNNANSLFDERARKVRDLAKLVDVKTIDNGGGEFTVLTQAGQTLVDGESHFSLEFNSAVKTEDLRPDSTFAGNVYFDGNDDYEYTIEFVASSSGSNLAGQVSSGSNAAQFKVSLDGGVTWLANEDGSERHFAARDYDSRVNVEGLQIWFGSDTNSKGAPAGTFQKGDRYIISPHQGLYWVQNTSNVEEITPQQHFNGEENSRRLTGGSIAALLTFRDTYVGKYRSKLDELARTVVWETNRRHSQGAGLQTFTTLDGTYRVDYTDKALASDSTGLAFGDKLQSGSSFVYVYDESTGLLASSAALDFDGNGGTFNPAIHTLEDVVTAFDNTYGGRINASIVNNKIRLEAADGYSFAFGTDSAGLYAALGINTFLKGETPKDMLINEKVSGDLDYLATGHVNGSGEMNAGDNTTALSMYKLREAQVTMHTAHEGATTQSILDYYNGIVGNVGSDTNRAEFNKNFFGTLSNDLNERQQQVSGVNLDEEMSDLVKYQASYTAAAKLISTADQMLQTILSLKP; from the coding sequence ATGTCCTTTGGTGCCAATTCCATTCTCGACATGGGCCGGTGGGCTTTGTTTGCATCGCAGACTCAGCTTCAAGTTACTGGTCAGAATATCGCCAACGTCAATACCGAAGGGTATTCACGTCGGTCTGTCGTGTTGGAAGAAGGCCAGTATATCGATTATTCCCCCGGTCAGCTTGGAACCGGTGTGGTTGCCAAGGAAGTCGTCCGACATTTCGATGACATGGTTGAGGCTATGTATCTTCAGCAGTCTTCTCTCACAGACAAGTGGGGCAACCTGTGGGAACAGCTCAAGTCCGTGGAAAACTTGCTCAATGAATCCAGTGGATCGGGTGTCAGTGATTCCCTGTCAAAATATTTCAATTCATGGAACGAAGTCTCCCAACGTCCTGATAATTATGGCGCACGGCAGACCGTACTGAATGATACCGCCACATTGATTTCTACCTTGAAGCAGGTGGATACCGATCTCACGTTGATGCAGGAACGCATCAATAATGACGTATCCGCCCAGGTCGACGAGGCCAATAAGCTCATGGAAGAGATTGCCTCTCTCAACAAGGAGATTCAGGTCCACAACATTGAGGGGCAGAACAATGCCAACTCCCTGTTTGATGAACGGGCTAGAAAGGTTCGCGATCTGGCCAAGCTGGTGGACGTCAAAACTATCGATAATGGTGGCGGAGAGTTTACAGTCCTGACCCAGGCCGGGCAGACTCTGGTCGATGGCGAAAGCCATTTCTCTTTGGAGTTCAATTCCGCAGTCAAGACAGAGGATTTGCGTCCCGATTCTACTTTTGCAGGCAATGTGTATTTCGATGGCAATGATGACTACGAATATACAATTGAATTCGTGGCTTCCAGTTCCGGTTCCAACTTGGCTGGTCAGGTATCGAGCGGGAGTAATGCCGCACAATTCAAGGTTTCTCTTGATGGTGGTGTGACATGGTTGGCCAATGAAGATGGCAGTGAACGCCATTTTGCTGCTCGTGATTATGACAGTCGTGTTAATGTGGAAGGGCTTCAGATCTGGTTCGGTTCCGACACCAATTCAAAGGGTGCGCCTGCAGGAACGTTCCAGAAGGGTGATCGATATATTATCAGTCCGCATCAGGGGCTGTACTGGGTGCAGAATACATCCAATGTGGAAGAAATCACTCCGCAGCAGCATTTTAACGGTGAAGAAAATTCTCGTCGTCTGACTGGCGGTTCCATTGCGGCACTTTTGACTTTCCGTGATACCTACGTTGGTAAGTACCGTTCCAAGCTGGACGAACTGGCCCGGACCGTTGTGTGGGAAACGAACCGCAGGCACAGTCAGGGTGCTGGCCTTCAGACTTTCACGACCCTCGATGGAACGTATCGGGTGGATTACACGGACAAGGCTTTGGCGAGTGATTCTACTGGCCTTGCTTTTGGCGACAAGCTCCAGTCCGGCAGTTCTTTCGTGTATGTTTATGATGAATCCACCGGATTGTTGGCTTCTTCCGCAGCGCTTGATTTTGATGGCAACGGAGGTACGTTCAACCCGGCTATTCACACATTGGAAGATGTAGTGACGGCCTTCGACAACACGTATGGCGGCAGGATTAATGCCTCCATTGTCAACAACAAGATTCGTTTGGAAGCTGCAGACGGATACTCCTTCGCATTCGGTACTGATTCAGCTGGATTATATGCGGCCCTTGGCATCAATACATTCCTTAAAGGCGAAACGCCCAAGGATATGCTGATAAATGAAAAGGTGTCGGGTGATCTTGATTATCTGGCGACTGGGCATGTCAACGGTTCTGGCGAGATGAATGCCGGTGATAACACTACAGCTTTGTCCATGTATAAATTGCGGGAAGCGCAAGTGACCATGCACACCGCCCATGAAGGGGCAACCACTCAGTCCATTCTGGATTATTACAACGGTATTGTGGGTAATGTTGGTTCTGATACCAATAGGGCAGAATTCAACAAGAATTTTTTTGGCACTTTGTCCAATGATTTGAATGAGCGGCAGCAGCAGGTTTCAGGTGTGAACCTGGATGAGGAAATGAGCGACCTCGTCAAGTACCAGGCTTCATACACAGCGGCTGCCAAGCTTATCTCCACGGCTGATCAGATGCTGCAAACGATTTTGTCACTCAAGCCGTAA
- the flgL gene encoding flagellar hook-associated protein FlgL: MRVTQQMLFDRYVFNLNSSLTELMDLNVKAQTQKRINKPSDDPTGMTRILDHRDTLRSLEQYNENISTAKGWLGSADESLMQVSTILTRAKELAEQVATGTVDANNREQVSYEMRSLFEQLIGLANSDFEGKSIFAGHKVNDSAFKEIMWLTTNDEDFGTNADFTVNGSSESTVLVQYFDTSGATAVGGNMNLSDPNLGIRYSIDGGDTWQNDGTMTGNTLNLPQSGTSVTFANDPQIKVNHQTDPSISDGTWMWIRPSVQYIGDDDDPPPQVDAMGPGSNQIKGSASGSFLDANVTVRIDNTSAVTMDEDIQYSYSMDGGINWVTGNVAPADSTASNAVLSVANGGILTLSNAGSNILEPGQQYVIRPRSAAIKLDVSSSEQVQVNSVGKDIFGGIYMDPDNILASNGSIVPLSSMTGGRVFHDSNGSKMGLTIQGDDEVSQNLFEVMGNLVAFAETNNQTGCQQSLANLKKVQEQVMNSVAEIGGRENRLTVSKGILDGLKLNEDSLISSIEDADVSELMTQLAQQQIVYESVLRSTSMIMQLNLGKFI; this comes from the coding sequence ATGCGCGTAACGCAACAAATGCTTTTTGACAGGTATGTCTTCAACTTGAATTCGTCATTGACGGAGTTGATGGACTTGAACGTCAAGGCCCAGACCCAGAAACGGATTAACAAGCCGAGTGATGACCCCACTGGCATGACCCGGATTCTTGATCATCGTGATACTTTGCGTTCTCTGGAACAGTATAACGAGAATATTTCCACGGCCAAGGGTTGGCTTGGGAGCGCTGATGAATCGTTGATGCAGGTGTCCACCATCCTGACTCGTGCCAAGGAACTTGCCGAGCAGGTGGCAACCGGTACTGTTGACGCGAACAACCGTGAACAGGTCAGTTACGAAATGCGGTCTCTGTTCGAACAGTTGATAGGTCTTGCCAACTCTGACTTCGAAGGCAAATCAATTTTTGCGGGTCACAAGGTGAATGACTCCGCGTTCAAAGAGATTATGTGGCTGACGACCAATGACGAGGATTTTGGCACCAATGCCGATTTCACGGTTAATGGTTCTTCCGAGTCAACGGTTCTTGTACAATATTTTGATACGAGTGGCGCCACGGCTGTTGGTGGCAACATGAATCTGTCTGATCCCAACCTTGGTATTCGATATTCCATCGATGGTGGTGATACCTGGCAGAATGATGGAACCATGACAGGCAATACTTTGAATTTGCCGCAGAGTGGGACCAGTGTGACATTTGCCAATGATCCACAGATCAAGGTTAATCATCAGACTGATCCTTCTATCTCGGACGGGACCTGGATGTGGATACGACCTTCGGTTCAGTACATCGGTGATGATGACGATCCGCCGCCGCAGGTTGATGCCATGGGCCCGGGCTCAAATCAGATTAAGGGGAGTGCTTCCGGTTCATTTCTTGATGCCAACGTGACGGTTCGTATTGATAATACGTCTGCCGTGACAATGGATGAGGACATACAATATTCTTACAGCATGGACGGCGGTATCAATTGGGTGACCGGTAACGTGGCACCAGCTGATTCTACGGCCAGCAACGCTGTACTCAGTGTGGCAAACGGTGGAATCCTCACATTGAGCAACGCCGGATCAAATATTCTTGAGCCGGGACAGCAGTATGTCATTCGTCCTAGAAGCGCGGCCATCAAGCTGGATGTCTCGTCCAGTGAGCAAGTGCAGGTAAACTCTGTGGGTAAGGATATTTTTGGTGGGATCTATATGGATCCTGATAATATCCTCGCATCAAATGGTTCTATTGTCCCTTTGTCCAGCATGACTGGTGGCAGGGTGTTTCATGATTCCAATGGTTCTAAAATGGGATTGACCATTCAGGGCGACGACGAAGTTTCACAAAATCTTTTTGAAGTCATGGGTAATTTGGTGGCTTTTGCCGAAACCAACAACCAAACCGGTTGTCAGCAGTCTCTTGCCAATTTGAAAAAGGTACAAGAGCAGGTCATGAATTCTGTTGCGGAGATTGGCGGGCGAGAGAACCGGTTAACGGTGAGCAAGGGCATTCTGGATGGTTTGAAACTCAATGAAGATTCTTTGATCAGTTCCATCGAGGACGCAGATGTGTCGGAATTGATGACCCAACTGGCCCAACAACAGATCGTGTACGAGTCCGTTTTGCGTTCGACCTCCATGATCATGCAGCTTAATCTGGGCAAGTTTATCTAG